In Ruminococcaceae bacterium BL-4, one DNA window encodes the following:
- a CDS encoding protein of unknown function (Evidence 5 : Unknown function), whose translation MDFTIYKFKGEIFMKHTKKAAPQESNDSNQFSESSQKPPKKKSKVGK comes from the coding sequence TTGGATTTTACAATATATAAGTTTAAAGGAGAGATTTTTATGAAACACACAAAGAAAGCAGCACCACAGGAAAGTAATGATTCAAATCAGTTTTCGGAGTCTTCTCAGAAGCCTCCGAAAAAGAAATCTAAAGTTGGAAAATAG